Part of the Alphaproteobacteria bacterium genome, ACATCGCGATCCGTGAGAACCTCGACCGCAAGAAACTCGCGAATGGCTCGAAGCGAGACGGCGAATCCTTCGGCGCCAGCCTCCCCGAATACGTGACGCCCGAATTTGTGCGCGACGAAGTGGCGCGCGGCCGCGCCATCATTCCCTCGAATGTCAATCATCCGGAGATCGAGCCGATGATCATCGGCCGAAACTTCCTGGTGAAGATAAACGCGAACATCGGTAACTCGGCGGTCACCTCCTCCGTCGCCGACGAAGTCGATAAGATGGTGTGGGCGACGCGCTGGGGTGCGGATACCGTGATGGACCTCTCGACAGGCCGTAACATCCACAACATTCGGGAATGGATCATCCGCAACTCGTCGGTGCCGATCGGAACCGTGCCGATCTATCAAGCGCTGGAAAAGGTGGACGGCGTTGCCGAAGATCTCACGTGGGAGATCTACCGCGACACGCTGGTCGAGCAGTGCGAGCAGGGGGTCGATTACTTCACGATTCATGCGGGCGTGCGGCTGGCCTATGTGCCGCTCACGGCAAAGCGCGTGACCGGCATCGTCTCGCGCGGCGGCTCGATCATGGCGAAATGGTGCTTGGCGCATCACAAGGAGAGCTTCCTTTACACGCATTTTGCCGACATCTGCGACGTCATGCGCGCCTATGACGTGAGCTTCTCGCTGGGAGACGGGTTGCGGCCGGGTTCGATCGCGGATGCCAACGACGAAGCCCAATTTGCCGAGCTCGAAACGCTCGGCGAACTCACGAAGATCGCGTGGGAAAAGGGTGTTCAGGTCATGATCGAAGGCCCCGGCCACGTGCCAATGCACAAGATCAAGATCAATATGGATAAGCAGCTCCGCGAGTGCGGCGAGGCGCCGTTCTACACCCTTGGCCCGCTCACGACCGACATAGCTCCAGGCTACGACCACATCACGAGCGGGATCGGTGCCGCGATGATCGGCTGGTTCGGTTGCGCGATGCTCTGTTACGTGACCCCCAAGGAACATCTCGGCCTGCCGAACCGGGACGACGTGAAAGTCGGCGTGATCACC contains:
- the thiC gene encoding phosphomethylpyrimidine synthase ThiC; protein product: IAIRENLDRKKLANGSKRDGESFGASLPEYVTPEFVRDEVARGRAIIPSNVNHPEIEPMIIGRNFLVKINANIGNSAVTSSVADEVDKMVWATRWGADTVMDLSTGRNIHNIREWIIRNSSVPIGTVPIYQALEKVDGVAEDLTWEIYRDTLVEQCEQGVDYFTIHAGVRLAYVPLTAKRVTGIVSRGGSIMAKWCLAHHKESFLYTHFADICDVMRAYDVSFSLGDGLRPGSIADANDEAQFAELETLGELTKIAWEKGVQVMIEGPGHVPMHKIKINMDKQLRECGEAPFYTLGPLTTDIAPGYDHITSGIGAAMIGWFGCAMLCYVTPKEHLGLPNRDDVKVGVITYKIAAHAADLAKGHPGAQERDDALSRARFEFRWQDQFNLSLDPETAKHFHDETLPKEAHKVAHFCSMCGPKFCSMKITQDVRDFAASGMEKMSEAFRKSGSEIYQRKEDLEALAKESNRALGGD